In the Malaya genurostris strain Urasoe2022 chromosome 1, Malgen_1.1, whole genome shotgun sequence genome, one interval contains:
- the LOC131425576 gene encoding protein FAM107B isoform X1, with product MFRPQLNPTERIREKMRLFEQDASLEGSGQQRRRYSDQTELLAGGDYFEHPNPMMPPINHSATPGIMTDAQGLIVPKKLINPCSESMDRQNLHRELMFNQKMGKSVLNQKTELQRALEKQKERQVLAAQNLAKQQAQENSIANELGRVIMQRAARLEQKSLAAAAAGSQQDQPDSINPEYLNARAKLRATTAVYSK from the exons ATGTTCCGCCCCCAGCTCAATCCAACCGAGAGAATACGAGAAAAAATGCGACTTTTCGAGCAAG ATGCGAGCTTAGAAGGCTCCGGCCAGCAGCGGAGAAGATACTCGGACCAAACAGAACTGCTAGCAGGTGGTGATTATTTCGAACATCCGAACCCAATGATGCCCCCGATCAACCATTCGGCCACTCCCGGAATCATGACGGACGCCCAGGGGCTCATAGTGCCCAAAAAGCTGATCAATCCCTGTTCGGAATCGATGGACCGACAGAACCTGCACCGGGAACTGATGTTCAATCAGAAAAT gGGTAAAAGTGTCCTCAACCAGAAAACCGAACTGCAGCGAGCCCTGGAGAAGCAGAAGGAGCGCCAGGTGCTGGCCGCCCAGAATCTCGCCAAACAGCAAGCCCAGGAGAATTCGATCGCCAACGAGCTCGGCCGGGTGATAATGCAGCGGGCGGCCCGGCTTGAGCAGAAGAGTTTGGCAGCGGCGGCCGCCGGTTCCCAGCAGGACCAACCGGACTCGATCAACCCGGAATACCTGAATGCCCGTGCAAAACTGCGAGCCACCACGGCGGTTTACTCGAAATAG
- the LOC131425576 gene encoding protein FAM107B isoform X2, translated as MMPPINHSATPGIMTDAQGLIVPKKLINPCSESMDRQNLHRELMFNQKMGKSVLNQKTELQRALEKQKERQVLAAQNLAKQQAQENSIANELGRVIMQRAARLEQKSLAAAAAGSQQDQPDSINPEYLNARAKLRATTAVYSK; from the exons ATGATGCCCCCGATCAACCATTCGGCCACTCCCGGAATCATGACGGACGCCCAGGGGCTCATAGTGCCCAAAAAGCTGATCAATCCCTGTTCGGAATCGATGGACCGACAGAACCTGCACCGGGAACTGATGTTCAATCAGAAAAT gGGTAAAAGTGTCCTCAACCAGAAAACCGAACTGCAGCGAGCCCTGGAGAAGCAGAAGGAGCGCCAGGTGCTGGCCGCCCAGAATCTCGCCAAACAGCAAGCCCAGGAGAATTCGATCGCCAACGAGCTCGGCCGGGTGATAATGCAGCGGGCGGCCCGGCTTGAGCAGAAGAGTTTGGCAGCGGCGGCCGCCGGTTCCCAGCAGGACCAACCGGACTCGATCAACCCGGAATACCTGAATGCCCGTGCAAAACTGCGAGCCACCACGGCGGTTTACTCGAAATAG